The following coding sequences lie in one Jonesia denitrificans DSM 20603 genomic window:
- the folE gene encoding GTP cyclohydrolase I FolE: protein MRPTVTSPRDPLAGVPGEVDLDRAAAAVRELLTAVGEDPDREGLRDTPRRVAKAYAEVFAGLRQNPTDVLNTVFDIGHDEMILVRDIDVYSTCEHHLVPFHGVAHVGYIPGEDGRVTGLSKLARLVDVYAKRPQVQERLTTQIADSLVDVLHPRGVIVVVECEHLCMTMRGVRKPGARTITSAVRGQLRDPATRAEAMSLIVGK from the coding sequence ATGAGGCCCACTGTGACATCACCACGTGATCCCCTGGCAGGCGTACCAGGGGAGGTTGACCTAGATCGGGCTGCAGCCGCTGTCCGTGAACTACTGACAGCGGTGGGGGAGGACCCTGACCGTGAAGGACTTCGCGACACGCCTCGTCGGGTCGCGAAAGCGTACGCTGAAGTGTTTGCAGGATTGCGTCAAAACCCCACAGATGTTCTCAACACAGTGTTCGACATCGGGCACGACGAGATGATTCTCGTTCGAGACATCGACGTGTATTCGACGTGCGAGCATCACCTTGTTCCCTTTCATGGGGTTGCCCACGTGGGGTACATCCCCGGTGAAGATGGTCGGGTTACCGGTCTGTCAAAGCTTGCACGTCTTGTTGACGTCTACGCTAAACGCCCCCAAGTTCAAGAGCGCCTGACGACCCAAATCGCCGATTCACTGGTGGACGTGCTCCACCCACGCGGTGTCATTGTTGTGGTGGAGTGTGAGCACCTCTGCATGACCATGCGTGGTGTGCGCAAACCAGGTGCTCGCACGATCACGTCCGCGGTCCGTGGGCAGTTGCGCGATCCGGCGACCCGCGCGGAAGCTATGAGTTTGATCGTTGGAAAGTAA
- the ftsH gene encoding ATP-dependent zinc metalloprotease FtsH, protein MNKKRILSGPIIWIVLAVVLLAIAGTMFFGERVGRIDTSQGMELLKGDTVTQALIVDGDQRVRLTLSEPFTEGEDDYGKLVEFYYVAPQGPGVVEAVENADLKDGYNSEIARANFLVSMLSIIIPFLIIGILFFFLISRMQGGRGAMGFGRSKAKLANKDMPQVTFSDVAGADEAVEELREIKEFLSEPAKFQAVGAKIPKGVLLYGPPGTGKTLLARAVAGEAGVPFFSISGSDFVEMFVGVGASRVRDLFQQAKENSPAIIFVDEIDAVGRHRGAGMGGGHDEREQTLNQLLVEMDGFDVKTNVILIAATNRPDILDPALLRPGRFDRQISVDPPDLKGREAILKVHAQGKPVVDSVDLHSVAKRTPGFSGADLANVLNEAALLTARSGAQLIDDRALDEAIDRVIAGPQKRTRVMNAHELKNTAYHEGGHALVAAAMRHTDPVTKVTILPRGRALGYTMVMPSEDRYSKTRNELLDDMAYAMGGRVAEELVFKDPTTGASNDIEKATQTAYKMVTKYGMSSRVGTIDLGQGGGEPLYGYQQGQGGRTPSPQVANTIDAEVRELLDAANKEAWEVLTQYRDVLDHLVVELLEKETLNEAELADIFAPVQKRPERPVWHSSPDRPLHDAPGPVDTPAQASAQPDVSGEGIVVGPHTDDEPPTDPQPGDTSNPRDTP, encoded by the coding sequence ATGAATAAGAAGCGAATCCTTAGTGGGCCGATCATCTGGATCGTGCTTGCCGTTGTGCTGCTCGCCATTGCGGGCACCATGTTCTTTGGGGAGCGTGTCGGTCGCATTGACACCTCCCAAGGGATGGAACTGCTCAAGGGTGATACCGTCACGCAAGCGCTCATTGTGGACGGTGACCAGCGTGTCCGCCTGACCCTCAGTGAACCCTTCACAGAAGGGGAAGACGACTACGGAAAACTCGTTGAGTTCTACTACGTTGCCCCCCAAGGACCAGGTGTCGTTGAGGCCGTAGAAAATGCAGACCTCAAGGATGGTTACAACTCGGAGATTGCACGTGCGAACTTCCTGGTGTCCATGCTCTCCATCATTATTCCCTTCCTCATCATTGGGATTTTGTTCTTCTTCCTCATTTCGCGGATGCAGGGTGGGCGTGGGGCCATGGGGTTTGGCCGATCCAAAGCGAAACTGGCCAACAAAGACATGCCACAGGTCACCTTCTCGGATGTAGCAGGTGCCGATGAAGCTGTGGAAGAACTGCGCGAAATCAAAGAGTTCCTCTCCGAACCTGCGAAATTCCAAGCAGTGGGCGCAAAAATCCCCAAAGGTGTTTTACTCTACGGCCCTCCGGGAACCGGGAAAACCCTCCTTGCGCGAGCAGTAGCCGGTGAGGCGGGCGTTCCCTTCTTCTCGATCTCAGGGTCGGACTTTGTCGAAATGTTTGTTGGTGTGGGTGCGTCCCGTGTGCGCGACCTCTTCCAACAAGCTAAAGAGAACTCTCCCGCCATTATCTTCGTTGATGAAATTGATGCAGTGGGACGCCACCGTGGCGCCGGTATGGGTGGCGGACACGATGAACGTGAACAAACACTGAACCAACTGCTCGTTGAGATGGACGGGTTCGACGTCAAAACCAACGTGATTCTCATTGCGGCCACCAACCGTCCAGACATTTTGGATCCGGCCTTACTGCGTCCAGGACGTTTTGACCGCCAAATTTCGGTCGACCCCCCAGACCTCAAAGGCCGCGAGGCAATCCTCAAAGTCCACGCGCAAGGAAAACCTGTGGTGGATTCCGTTGACCTCCACTCGGTAGCGAAGCGGACCCCTGGATTCTCCGGTGCTGACCTCGCTAACGTTCTGAATGAAGCGGCCCTGCTTACGGCACGTTCAGGAGCTCAACTGATCGATGATCGTGCGCTTGACGAAGCAATTGACCGCGTGATCGCCGGACCGCAAAAACGCACCCGGGTGATGAACGCCCACGAACTCAAGAACACCGCCTACCACGAAGGTGGACACGCGCTGGTGGCTGCTGCGATGCGTCACACCGACCCTGTCACGAAAGTGACAATCCTGCCCCGTGGTCGTGCTCTTGGTTACACCATGGTCATGCCATCAGAGGACCGATACTCCAAGACACGCAACGAGCTTCTTGACGACATGGCCTACGCCATGGGTGGACGAGTGGCGGAAGAGCTCGTGTTTAAGGACCCCACAACAGGCGCGTCCAACGACATTGAGAAAGCGACTCAGACCGCCTACAAGATGGTGACGAAGTACGGGATGAGCTCACGAGTGGGCACCATAGACCTGGGACAAGGCGGCGGTGAACCACTATATGGGTACCAACAGGGCCAGGGTGGGCGCACACCATCACCACAGGTTGCTAACACCATTGACGCTGAAGTACGTGAACTTCTTGACGCCGCGAACAAAGAAGCGTGGGAAGTGCTCACACAATACCGTGACGTACTGGACCACCTTGTCGTAGAACTGCTTGAGAAGGAAACCCTCAACGAAGCAGAACTCGCTGACATCTTCGCACCAGTGCAAAAACGACCAGAACGACCAGTCTGGCATTCGTCACCTGATCGTCCTCTCCATGACGCACCCGGGCCTGTTGACACACCTGCACAAGCTTCAGCACAACCGGATGTGAGCGGTGAGGGCATCGTTGTTGGCCCACACACAGATGACGAACCACCCACCGATCCACAACCGGGGGACACATCAAACCCCCGCGACACTCCATGA
- the hpt gene encoding hypoxanthine phosphoribosyltransferase, with product MGSAQPSDIAKVLLTEEQIATRLGEMAADVDRDYQGRDLLLVGVLKGAVMVMADLSRALQHETVAMDWMAVSSYGSGTRSSGVVRILKDLDTDLEGRHVLIVEDIIDSGLTLSWLISNLKSRGPASLEVATMFRKPEAAQADVDVRYVGFDLPNEFLVGYGLDWAEKYRTLPYVATLAPHLYS from the coding sequence GTGGGTTCAGCACAACCCTCAGATATCGCCAAGGTCCTCCTCACCGAGGAGCAAATCGCCACCCGACTCGGCGAGATGGCAGCAGACGTCGATCGAGACTATCAGGGACGCGACCTCCTCCTTGTCGGTGTCCTCAAAGGCGCGGTCATGGTGATGGCTGACCTGTCACGTGCGTTACAGCACGAGACTGTCGCCATGGACTGGATGGCGGTGTCCTCCTACGGTTCTGGCACTCGTTCCTCCGGTGTGGTGCGTATCCTCAAAGACCTAGACACCGACCTCGAAGGCCGCCACGTGCTTATCGTGGAGGACATTATTGACTCTGGACTGACCTTGTCCTGGTTGATCTCCAACCTCAAGTCCCGTGGGCCTGCGTCCCTGGAAGTCGCCACGATGTTCCGCAAACCAGAGGCCGCCCAAGCTGATGTCGATGTGCGGTATGTAGGTTTTGACCTGCCTAACGAGTTTCTTGTGGGGTATGGCCTCGACTGGGCGGAAAAGTACCGCACACTGCCGTATGTTGCCACGCTCGCACCACATCTGTACTCCTAG
- the tilS gene encoding tRNA lysidine(34) synthetase TilS: protein MAYLPPALAQARTALTSMMADAPPGTRVAVACSGGADSLAVAATLAHVGPRRGWQISAFIVDHDLHPDSAQVSVVAARQLIDLGFPHVTITRVTVAHGPGHGGPEAAARTARYAALDRLRTQHGVDVILLGHTRDDQAESVLLGLARGSGARSLSGIRPRTGHYVRPFLSLTRAATEEICSLHEVNVWHDPTNTDITPQGPLRSQVRGVVIPLMENVLGPGVADALARTADLLHADAEALEQWARTAQADVTITTTNTAEGQVHLDLTALAALPTAIRHRVLRATALAVGAPASAVSLRHIHALDHLITQWHGQGPTYLPGAISVRRQSGTLVFEPPTV, encoded by the coding sequence ATGGCATACCTCCCTCCCGCGCTCGCGCAGGCGCGGACCGCGCTCACCTCCATGATGGCCGATGCGCCTCCCGGTACCCGCGTTGCAGTGGCCTGCTCCGGTGGCGCTGACTCCCTGGCCGTTGCTGCGACCCTTGCGCATGTTGGACCACGCCGCGGATGGCAGATCAGCGCCTTCATTGTGGACCACGACCTGCATCCAGATTCTGCTCAGGTGAGCGTGGTGGCCGCACGGCAACTGATTGACCTGGGGTTTCCCCACGTGACCATCACCCGGGTCACGGTTGCGCACGGACCTGGCCATGGCGGCCCAGAAGCGGCTGCCCGCACAGCGCGCTACGCCGCACTGGATCGACTTCGCACCCAACACGGCGTGGACGTCATCCTTCTCGGCCACACCCGCGATGACCAAGCAGAGTCCGTCCTGCTTGGTTTGGCCCGCGGTTCCGGGGCACGCTCCTTATCCGGGATCAGACCTCGCACCGGCCACTATGTACGTCCCTTTCTCTCCCTGACTCGCGCCGCCACAGAAGAGATCTGTTCTCTGCATGAGGTCAACGTCTGGCATGACCCCACAAACACCGATATCACCCCTCAAGGACCGCTGCGCTCCCAGGTGCGCGGAGTTGTGATCCCCCTCATGGAGAACGTGTTGGGGCCAGGTGTCGCTGATGCTCTCGCACGCACTGCGGACCTCCTCCATGCTGACGCTGAAGCGCTTGAGCAATGGGCCCGTACCGCACAAGCCGATGTGACAATCACCACCACCAACACGGCTGAGGGGCAGGTGCACCTTGACCTCACCGCGCTCGCTGCCCTCCCAACCGCCATTCGGCACCGGGTACTGCGTGCTACCGCCCTGGCAGTGGGCGCCCCCGCATCGGCAGTGTCATTACGGCACATCCACGCACTAGATCACCTCATCACCCAGTGGCACGGGCAAGGGCCAACGTACTTGCCTGGGGCCATCTCAGTGAGACGGCAAAGTGGCACCCTCGTCTTTGAACCGCCTACTGTATGA